AACCTGCAATTTTAATGCAAAATTCGGGATTTGGTTCATCCATTAATGCAATCACCTCATTATTATTACCTTATGATATACCAGTCTTTTTTATCATCGGATACAGAGGATATCAAGGTAAGGATACGGAAGAGAATAAAGGTATGGGAGCATTAACCGAGAAATTATTAGCTGATTTGGATATTCCCTATTTATTTTTACAAAAGAGTTCAGTTAATGAAATAATGGATTTTCTTATTGTTAATTCAAGTAAGAGCAGGGCATTATTAATTACAGAGTAACAACTCAGCTTTGGTTAAAGTGATGGTAAATTTCTTCTTAATTTTTTTCTCAAAAATGCCGATAAATATAATAGAATGGGAAATAAATACCCGAAGAAAACAAAAACAAAAGAATCACTGTACTTGGATTGCAAAATAGTTAAAGAGATGGAATTAAAGATAGAAAGACAAGAGCATTGATAGAGAAATTAGAGAAGGATATAAAAGCCTTACAAAACAGACTTTCCTTAGACAGCCGTAATAGTCACAAACCCCCATCTTTTGATGGATTTAAGAAGAAGGTCATTAAAGGTTTGCGTAAACTCATGGGAAGAAATTCGGGTGAACAACCTGACTATAGGGGAGAAACATTAAAGATGGTAGATAACCACCGAAGGATAATTAGACATGGTGTAGAGAGATGCAAGGGGTGTCAAAGAGATATACAAGATGCAAAGCCAATAGATATAAAGAAAAGACAGGTTTTTAGATATACCTCTAGAGGGTATAGAAGTAATTGAGCATCAAGCGGAGGTAAAGAGAGGTAATAATTGTGGAGTAGTAAATGAAGCAAATTTTTCAGAAGATGAAAATACCCTATCCAGTACGGGAAGAGGCTAAAATCATTAGCGGTTTATTTTATTAATTGTAATTTTGGTCAATAATTTTCCCTTAATTTTGAGGAATAAATTGGCCTAAAAAAGACAGTTAAGAGAGGGGGTAAGTAGGATTAAATAATCCTGAGAGGGTGATATTTAAAGGAATATTTTGGTCTATTTTGGGATTTTGGCAAGCAAAGGGGAGGGAGGAGTTGCCAGAGCTGGTCTTCTGGCAAATCCTGGGGTTGGATATAGAGATGAGTTATTTTCAGGGAAGAGGCAGGTCATCCTGATTTAAGTCAAAGAGACGGAAGGAGGAAGCGAGGAAATACTCTGGTTGATCAAAGAAGGTGGGGATATCCTGTGTCATAAGCCAATCTTTAATAACACAAAGGATATCAGGTATTTTTCGGTGAGGGATGAATAAGATTTTGTCAGGATGATTGATGTTGCTGAAGAAGTGATGGGCAGAGGTAGAGGAATTGAACTGGAGTTGGTCAAAGAAGAAGATAGAGGGTTCAAATTGATGTTGTTTAAAGGGATCAATCCAGTTAAGGAAGAGGGAATTAGAAGGTAAGTCTTTAAGGTAGAAGTTTTTGCTGTCTAAGAGAGCAAAGGAGTGGGAAAGGATGACCGCCTGGAAGGAAGTTGATGAGAGATTAACGCCGACATACAACATAATTACACCTCCATTAGATTTCCTGATTGGCAGCAAAGACATGCTCTTGGGTTAAG
This bacterium DNA region includes the following protein-coding sequences:
- a CDS encoding DUF6444 domain-containing protein encodes the protein MIEKLEKDIKALQNRLSLDSRNSHKPPSFDGFKKKVIKGLRKLMGRNSGEQPDYRGETLKMVDNHRRIIRHGVERCKGCQRDIQDAKPIDIKKRQVFRYTSRGYRSN
- a CDS encoding thiamine pyrophosphate-binding protein, coding for MVELLLSELIKKGYDFYTGVPCSLLISFFNYIYANPSKLTYVSGLREDTAVGISAGAYLAGKKPAILMQNSGFGSSINAITSLLLPYDIPVFFIIGYRGYQGKDTEENKGMGALTEKLLADLDIPYLFLQKSSVNEIMDFLIVNSSKSRALLITE